In Lysinibacillus sp. 2017, the DNA window GAGAATCTATCTCTCTAAATGGGGATTTAGATATTAATTCTTATTTAAAAATTTTAAAAAGCTTTTCGATAAAAGAGGAACCGATAAATTATAAAAATGTATTAAATTTCGCGTTTACTATGTTGAAATTAGAATTATCCACGAAGACTACAGGTAAAATTATATTGTTATGTAATGAGTTACTTTTCGAATACTTACCAATTGATGAAGATTGGCAGCTTGCGGTAGAGCACAATAAACAGAATATGAATGTAGAAATTATTGTATTATATGTAGGAGATAGAGAGAAGTTACAACCTATTTGGTTTGCAGATCGAGTAGTTTTAAGCCAAGATTTAACTGCATTCTATTAAAACCTTATAAACTCTGAATAGTGTGCGTTAGTGTGGGGCTCACTATTCAGAGCTTATATACCTAATCAAGTGACGGAATCGATTTCTTTCAAGGATTGATCGGGGTAAAATACAGTATATAAAATACTACCAAAAATTAATAAAATACCGAGCGTTTGCAGTAATGTTGGACGGAAAGATAAAAAAATAGCATCTAACAATATCGCAACCACAGGATCAACAAAGACTAAAACCGATACTAGCACGGTCGATAAATTGCGAATACTATCAAAGAATAAAAAGTAGACAAAGCCGGTATGGATAAAGCCTGTTCCTAATATATAAAGCCAATTTGTCTGCGTTAACCCCTCGAATAATGTGAAATCACATAAAGGGAATAGCATCACAATGCCTACAATCGTTTGCACAAAAGTAAGCGCATAGGATGACATTCCTTTAATTGTTTTACTTGTAAACATCGTCATTGCATAACAAATAGCAGATAAAAGTGCCCAAACAAAGCCAGAATTCATAAATTCAGAAAGAGAAGTGAAGCTTTCAATGCCTACAATGAGGATACTTCCAAAAAAACAAATGATTGTTGCTAAAATCGAACGGACTCCCATTTTCTCTGCTAGAAACACAGAACCAAGCATTAAAACAAATATAGGTGCCAAATTATAAATGGAAATCGAAATCGAAATCGACATCACTTCAAATGCTTTGAATAAGAACACCCAGTTGAGTACTAGAAAGATCCCACAAAGGATTGTTTTCAACACTTCAGCTTTTTGCCAAACTTCTGTTTTATGCCCACCGGTTAGTAGCCAGAGAACCCCTAAAAAAATTGTTGCACAAATACAACGCACAAAAACGAGTTCAACAGCTGGTATTCCTGTTTGTGTAGTAAAAAAACCAATAGAGCCGAAAATGGCCATTGAGATGGTCAGTTTAATCATTGCATTTACGTTCATCGTTGGCGTACCTACTTTCAAATGAAGTTTACGTTAATTATTTACGGACGAACTTGTCCATTACCTAAAATATAATATTTCGTTGATGTTAAAGCAGGTAAACCCATTGGTCCACGAGCATGTAACTTTTGTGTTGAAATACCGATTTCTGCTCCGTAACCAAATTCAAAACCATCTGTAAAACGTGTCGAAGCATTATGATAGACAGCCGCTGCATCAACCGAATTTAAAAATACGTCGGCATTTTGCTGATTCTCCGTAATAATTGCTTCCGAATGATTTGTCCCAAAATGATTAATATGATGAATGGCATCAAAAACATTTTTAACGATTTTCACACTTAAAGTTAAAGCTAAAAACTCCTGTGCATAATGTTCATCTGTTGCAGGAATGGCCTCTTTTAAAACATGGCAAACCAGGTCATCTCCATAAATTTTAATCCCTAAATCATGCGATAAGTACTGTAAAAATTCTTTGCCGTGAATGTCGAAAAAGTCTTCATGCATCAGCAGGCTTTCGGTAGTATTACAAACTGATAAACGTTGCGTTTTGGCATTTTTGACAACGCTCTTAGCCATAACTACATTCGCAAAATGGTCTAAATAAATGTGGCAATTTCCTGCGCCCGTTTCTAATACGGGAACAGTCGATTCACGAACAACTAAATCAATTAAATTCTTCCCCCCGCGAGGAATTAAAACGTCTAAGTACTCATTTAATGTAAATAAAGTTTTGGCTGTTTCGCGGCTTGTATCTTCAATAAGTAGAACGGCATCTTGCGGATAATGAACAACTTGTAATGCACGATGAATAGACGAGACAAGGGCGATATTGGAATGCTTTGCAGATGAACTACCACGTAATAGAACGGCATTACCTGTTTTCAAACATAAGGTAGCTGCATCAACCGTCACATTTGGTCTCGCTTCATAAATCATACCAATGACTCCGAGGGGCACCCGTTTTTTTATAATGTGTAAACCATTTTCTTTCGTAATATCTTCTAAAACTTCACCTACAGGATCAGGTAACTCGATCAATTGCAAAATGGCATCGCTCATGGCTTGAACGCGATCTTCTGTTAATAAAATTCGGTCCAATGTTGATGCAGGAAATTGTTGTTTTTCACCAGCAACAATATCTTTCGCATTTTCAACCAAAATAAGTTCCATGTCCTTTAGCAACTGAGCAGCAATTTGTTTTAATGCTTCATTTTTTTCAGAAGTAGATTTAATATTCGTTTCATAACTAGCAATTTTTGCTCGTTTCCCTTTTGCTATTACCTCATTTTCCATCATCAGAAAGCCTCCTTAAATTTCTACCCATTGATTTCGATGAATGACCTCAATTGGATTGTTTGTTAGTTCATCGGTGCGTTTTCCCATCGCTTGTTCTAATTCATTTGCAGAATATAATATTTCACCGCGCCCGATGCATATGTGTCGATCATATACTTCGACGACATCACCTTTTTCAAAATGACCTTCAAATGCGTAAATTCCAGCAGGAAGTAAGCTTTTTCCACCGAATTGAAGCGCTTGAACGGCACCTTCGTCAATAAATAGCTTACCTGACGTTTTTGTTAATGTGACCCATTGTTTATTCGTAGGAACGGCCTTGTCATTACGAGTAAAATAAGTGCCATCTCCGTTATTGTTTAAAATTTCAATTAATTTAGCTGAGCCTGAACCGATTCCGATAAAAACATCAACACCTGTATTCATCGCAAATTTGGCAGCTGCTAATTTAGATTGCATCCCACCTGTGCCAACTTTTGAGCTACTACCAGAAGCAAAGCCAAGTAAGTCATCCGTTATTTCTTTGATCACGGAAATCCGCTGTGCATCAACATTCGTTAATGGGTTGGCTGTATATAAACCATTGACGTCTGTTAAAATAACTAACTGATCAGCGTGAACGAGTCCGCTAACAAGCGCAGATAGCATATCATTATCGCCAAATGTAAGTTCCGCAACTGAAACGGTGTCATTTTCATTGATGATCGGGATGACTTTCCGTTCTAACAGCTCAGATAATGTCTCGTAGGCATTTTTATAACGTTTTTTATCACTAAAATCAGAGCGCGTTAATAAAATTTGCGCGGGGGTAATGTCATAGGAAGCAAATTCATCTGAATAGGCCTGGATAAGCACGCTTTGCCCGACAGCAGCTGCGGCTTGCTTGCCTTTAATGGTTACGGGTCTTGAAGAGTATCCTAATTTACGGAAACCTGCAGCGACTGCACCAGAAGAGACTAATATTACTTCATGTCCTGCTTGTTTTAATGCTGCAAGAGCGGAAACATGATCTTTAAATTTAAGTTGATCAATTTCACCTTTACTGTTCGTTAATGAGCTACTGCCGATTTTTACAACTACACGTTTTCTTTCCACAAAAATCCTCCTTAACAATAAAAAAGCACATTTCATCCTAAATTGTTAGGACGAAATGTGCTTTTCCGTGGTACCACCTAAATTGAATGTATAAAACATTCCACTCTATCTCATAACGCTGAGTCGGCGCCTATTTTTTAGGAGCATGTTGAAGTAGGTTCAGTAGGTTTTGCTGTGTCATTCTTTCAGCCTCAGGAATGAGCTCTCTTGTTCAGCTAAGTGCTACTTACTAGTCTTCAATGCGCTTTGACATTTTCTAATAGCATGAATGATGGACGTCATTTTGTCAATAAAGGATTTAAAAGTTGATTACGGTTTTAAATAACAGATTCTTTAATCTCTCGAAAATGTACAAATGCGCCTATTTTAAGTTTGAAAATGCCATTTTGACCTGTTTACTATATTAACTAAAAGTAAATTAAGTCGAAATGCTACTAAACGTATTTTGAATCAAATTGTCCCTTTCTTTATGGTTGCATTACCTAGGAATACAAAGTTGTGCACAGCTTCAAGGAATGGACTAGCATGCAATCGATTGAACAAATCGTAGAACAGCATGAGATTTTGGTAAAGCGAGTGGTTTATAAATTAAACCTATATCAAAACGTAGAGGATTATTTACAAATTGGAAGAATCGCATTGTGGGAATGTGTAGGAGATTACGATGAAAGCTTGGGTGAATTTGAGATGTTTGCGTATATGCGCATTAAATATGCGATTATTCATGCGTTAAAACAGGCCAAGAAATATGAGCAATTTGAAGTCGTTATGGAGCAAGATAAAATCCAATTTCAACTCGATCAGCAAGAGGAAAGTGGTAAAGAAGAAAGATATCCAGATTGGTTTGCATTATTAAATGATGAAGAGAGAATTTATCTAAAAATGATTTATTATGAGGGGAAAACGACTGAAGAGGTAGCAAATCTCTTTGGTTATTCATATGAGGCCATGAAAAAGAGAAGGCAGAGGCTAATGAAAAAGTTGAAACAATTGGTACCAAAAGAAGCGTTACATTAATAAAAAATGGCTGTCTCTATGAAATGATTAGGACAGCCATTGCAATTTATTGTTGTTCTAATGTTTGTAAAAACCAGTGCTTTTGTTTTTCTCTGTGACGGAAATAGCCTTCAATATGTGACAGATGCTAATGGACAAACCAAGAAATTAAACAAAATTTCAATACATTAACTACGCTCAGTTATAATTAATGGATTACCAATAAATTGTAATAATGCAAATGACACCACAACCAGTGTAATGTCTTCAAGAAACAAACATAGCCTAGAAAATCCCAATTACAGCACCTATTGCTGAGCCCAAAAAAAGATGAACCTTTTCGAAGAGTCATTTGTTTATAATGTATAACGCGAAGAAAGGAGTGACTTGGATTGACAGAACGAGAGCTATTTGATGCGTATAACAAGGATGTTTACCGTACGTGCTACTACATGATGCGCAACGCACAAGATGCGGAAGATCTCTGCCACGATGTATTTATCACTGTTTTTCGCCAGGATTGGAAAAGTGTTGAGCATACACGTGCCTGGATTATGCGCATCGCGATGAATCATTGCTTAAACCTACTTAAAAGAAATCAGACCCAACGAGAAAAGCAGAGCCAAGTCCAATGGCTTCATGAACAGACATCAACATCAGTTAAATCTGTAGACACTATCGTAATCGAACATGAAACTTCGACGGAATGGGAGGAAGTGCTAAAGCAACTTCCAGACAAGTTGATGGCGGTTGTTACCCTACGCTATATCGGAGAGCTGTCGATGGTAGAAATCGCTGAAACATTGGAGATTCCTGTGGGCACCGTGAAATCGAGACTCCACAAGGCATTGAAAATTATGCGTAAAAAGCTAGAAAATAATCAGAGCTTACGTTTGAAGGGGGAAAATCAATTTGGAACGCATTGAAAAAGAGTTAAAAAAACAATTGAAAGAATCGAATAACATACCCTCACCTGATTTCAATCAAATGTGGAATAGTATCCAGCAGGACAAGCTGAAGACTACTGCAAGCAAACCAGTTGCACATCGGCCTAAAAAACGTACACGATTTGCTTTAATAGCAGGGTTATCCGTGGCTCTGTTGACTGTACCTGTCTTTGCGGCACTGAATTATGACTGGTCCAACATCCTTTCTTATAGAGAAGGAATTCAGTCCGCATTAGACCAAGGACTAGGCCAGACACTTGAGCAATCCATTACAAAGGATCATGTTACGCTAACCGTACACACGGCGTTTATAGACGATAATAGAACGTTTTTACTATATAGTTTGAAACCTGATGCCTCATGGGCTGGAAAGAATGTGAGCTTTGATCAAATCGGACTGAAGGACCATAACGGGCATTTAATTGAAGGGAACTACGTACAAAGGTGGAATGATGAACTTGGTGTGTTCCAGGGTTATTTTGAAACGGACTGGGTTGTGAAAGGACAGTCGGAAGAAGTTGAATTTATTATGGAGAATATTCAACTCATCGGCGATAGGAAGCAGTCAATCGACTACGACCCTAACAATCTCAATACGCAAGTGTTTCCTATTCAGAAGGATGGAATTGGCAGCGTGACATTGCAAGCTTTTGAACAACCTGATGAAAAAGTATTACTTCAATCTTCAATTACGTTTACAGATACTGAAATGGCGAGTAAAAGTTGGGTGCGTATCGAAGCAATCAATGATGTAAACCAATCTATTAAAAAAGCTGAAACATCAATCTTTGGAACTCCAGGAGCAATTGGAGAATACTTGAGTCAGCAAATATTTAAATCTGACGCCTTACGTGCGGAGAACACTAAATTCCAGCTAGCGTATAACCATACACTAGCAACCGCTGAAGGTACTTGGAACTTAGATTTAAACTTAACTAAAAAACAATTAGAAAATGCATCATTTAAGGAAGTACTAAATATCGATTTGCCGGATGTTCCTGGTGAAACAAAAATTCACGAAATGAAGGTTACTCCAACCCAAATTCGCCTAGTTTTTACACATAAAATGAAGTATAACCGGATTCCTTACCAAAACTATCAATTAGATATAGGTGGAACCCTTTTAAAAGGATATATGTTGAATAACGAAGACCCTAACAAAACGGAGCTACGCTTTGAAGTGACTGGAATAGATGTAATGTCCTTAGCAAATCAACCTATGACCTTCATCGCTAGCCACCGCGTCGATGAATTTAAAGGTGATGACAATCCGATTCGTTTGACGAACATATCAGTTAACCCCCAAAGCTTAACGACGCACATTGCGGGGTATCCGATCTCTTGGAAGTATTATATGAAGGATAATAACCTATATGTGGAATCGGTGAGCTCAGACCCGGATTTCGGGGGAGTTAATCAAACCTATTATCTGGACGGCAAAGAACGGAGCTATGGAACGCCTGCTATGTTGGGTCTACTTGGTGATGACAATAATCAACATATGGACGTATATGAGAATTTCGACAAAACCGAGCTCGACATTTACATTTGGAATTACACAACCCATAAGCAGAACGATGAGCTGCGCGTACCCCTTAAGTCTGGAAAAGTGGATTAATGTACATTATGGAGTATACAGTAAGCTCAAATGCTGGAAGATCAGCGTTTTGAGCTTTTTATCGTTTGTTGCATCACTATTGTTTATCAAGAATGAATCACTTTGTTTTCTCGTATGAGGCCATGAAAAGAGTACATTAAAAAATGGCTGTCTCTATGAAATGATTAGGACAGCCATTGCAATTTATTGTTTTTCTAGTATTTGTAAAAATTCTGCGCGTTGCTCTTCCGATTGTTGAACTCCGTCGACAAGCAGGGCGCCGATATGATGAGAAATTTGATTTTTTTCAACGACGTACTGCAAATTAATCGATTGTACATCATCATTCACTTCGCATTTCCCTTTAAACTCTACAACGTGCTCCATCATTTTCGTTTGGAAATATTCCCAACTACTTTTCTCACAATAGTTTATGAATACAGCTTCGTTGTTCACATTACTATTTTCTGTCAGGGGCGCTGCTTTTATGTATGAAATATAATCGTTGTCCGTAACCGTACTTTTAGGTCCGAAAACATAAATAAAAATTCCTAAAACCGCAATTGGTATAATCCAAAAAATCGTGCGTTTCCTTTTCTGCATTTGAAGAATCCCCCTTTAATGTAAAATTAGTATAACATTTAAAGTTAGTGTTTTTCTACATTAACATAACTATCATCTCGAAAGCGGTGATAGTTACTAAATATAATGAAGTGCTAACGTATGTGCTTAAAAAATAGCCGTGGGTATATTCATTATGAAATAATCGGTGAAACGAGGGATCCTTTCGGTGAAAAAGCGAATACTTTCTCATGTGCTTTAATTCCGAGTAACTGGGATGTTAAAGTACCAACCGACTTCCCTGTCACTAAGGGTAGCTATTTGACTGCCATTACAACGGCAAATAATAATGTCATAACGTTTAATTTTTATGAAACACCATCTCAACTGGCGATTAATCACAATAACATTAAGCAAAGTGGTAAATATGTTGGGCAACTTACAATCACCAAATACGCCTCCGAAAAATTAGCGAGCGCAGAAATTGATCAAAGCGTTTTTAATGAAGGAATAGCTGTGGATTTAGGGCATGGAATTACGGGCTATCAGGACGCAGGGGCAGGATCCCTCTTTACGAGCTGGAATGAAGGACGCTGGGCAATTATTGCACGTTCATTGACGGAAAAAGCTACAGAAGGCTTAACAACAGCGAAAGAAACGGTAGAATTTTTAGAAACCCACACGCTTCCGATACCAAAAGATTACGGCTCTTTACATGTCGATACTGAACAAAGTGGTACGATAGCGAAATGGCAAAAGGAAAATTATCTATACTCCATGACTGATTTTGGCAAACGAACATTGCCTTGGGTTGTGAAGTTTAAATAAATGGTTTTGATTAGAATTTTTTATGATCTACTATAATCCTAATCAAACAATATTGAATCTACTGTATTAAATTTCATATAATTCTTAAATATGCCCATATAATCATGACCCCAAAACCTGCCATGATTAAACTGTAAGCTACTGAAGATTGTTTCAATGCTTCAAAGTATATTTCTTTAATAGTGACTATAATCATCATACCAATTGCGGAACTTATAATAAAAGCCCACAAAAGGGGATAATCCAGGCCAATGTTTCTTCCTAAAATAGCACCTATACCAACAGGTAAGGAAACGATAATTGAAATTAGGAGAGAAGCATGAAATTTTATTTTAGCTAACAAAAATGGCGTAAACATGGCAATACCCTCAGGAATATTATGTAAAATAATTGTGTGTAGTACTGAATTGCTTAATCCTAAATTTTGAGTTGAACCAAAGGCAATACCTAATGGGAAATTATGTAGGGAAATGCTAAACATCAGAAATAGGCCAGTTAAAATATATGAATCTCTATTCTGGTTATCAGGGACTCTAATAATGATGTGAGATGCTTTGTGGATAATAAAAAAAAGGAAAACTCCAGTCGAAAATCCTAAAGTGAATAAAGGCCAACCGCCCAATTTAATACTTTCAGGTGCAATTTCCAAATAGATCAATCCAAGAATCATTCCTGCACATATTGCATAAACGTTTGCTATACTTTGCTGAAATTTCTTAAGAAATAGGGCAAATAATCCACCAATACCAATCCCTATCACAGTTGCAATAAAACTTATAATTCCTAAGTAATACATACAACACCCCTTCATGCAACATATAAACATATATGGTGAATCTTGAGTATTTATTCAGAGCAGCAATAGAAAAAAATGCACCGGCTATGCACCAAAACTTGGTGTGTAACCGGTGCATTGTCTTTTTTACAGAAATGTTAGCTAAAGTATCTCTATCTGTGTAGAGATGATAAAAAAGTGTAGGAGATGTTATTTCTTCATC includes these proteins:
- a CDS encoding DMT family transporter, giving the protein MNVNAMIKLTISMAIFGSIGFFTTQTGIPAVELVFVRCICATIFLGVLWLLTGGHKTEVWQKAEVLKTILCGIFLVLNWVFLFKAFEVMSISISISIYNLAPIFVLMLGSVFLAEKMGVRSILATIICFFGSILIVGIESFTSLSEFMNSGFVWALLSAICYAMTMFTSKTIKGMSSYALTFVQTIVGIVMLFPLCDFTLFEGLTQTNWLYILGTGFIHTGFVYFLFFDSIRNLSTVLVSVLVFVDPVVAILLDAIFLSFRPTLLQTLGILLIFGSILYTVFYPDQSLKEIDSVT
- a CDS encoding glutamate-5-semialdehyde dehydrogenase; translation: MENEVIAKGKRAKIASYETNIKSTSEKNEALKQIAAQLLKDMELILVENAKDIVAGEKQQFPASTLDRILLTEDRVQAMSDAILQLIELPDPVGEVLEDITKENGLHIIKKRVPLGVIGMIYEARPNVTVDAATLCLKTGNAVLLRGSSSAKHSNIALVSSIHRALQVVHYPQDAVLLIEDTSRETAKTLFTLNEYLDVLIPRGGKNLIDLVVRESTVPVLETGAGNCHIYLDHFANVVMAKSVVKNAKTQRLSVCNTTESLLMHEDFFDIHGKEFLQYLSHDLGIKIYGDDLVCHVLKEAIPATDEHYAQEFLALTLSVKIVKNVFDAIHHINHFGTNHSEAIITENQQNADVFLNSVDAAAVYHNASTRFTDGFEFGYGAEIGISTQKLHARGPMGLPALTSTKYYILGNGQVRP
- the proB gene encoding glutamate 5-kinase, with amino-acid sequence MERKRVVVKIGSSSLTNSKGEIDQLKFKDHVSALAALKQAGHEVILVSSGAVAAGFRKLGYSSRPVTIKGKQAAAAVGQSVLIQAYSDEFASYDITPAQILLTRSDFSDKKRYKNAYETLSELLERKVIPIINENDTVSVAELTFGDNDMLSALVSGLVHADQLVILTDVNGLYTANPLTNVDAQRISVIKEITDDLLGFASGSSSKVGTGGMQSKLAAAKFAMNTGVDVFIGIGSGSAKLIEILNNNGDGTYFTRNDKAVPTNKQWVTLTKTSGKLFIDEGAVQALQFGGKSLLPAGIYAFEGHFEKGDVVEVYDRHICIGRGEILYSANELEQAMGKRTDELTNNPIEVIHRNQWVEI
- a CDS encoding sigma-70 family RNA polymerase sigma factor; translated protein: MQSIEQIVEQHEILVKRVVYKLNLYQNVEDYLQIGRIALWECVGDYDESLGEFEMFAYMRIKYAIIHALKQAKKYEQFEVVMEQDKIQFQLDQQEESGKEERYPDWFALLNDEERIYLKMIYYEGKTTEEVANLFGYSYEAMKKRRQRLMKKLKQLVPKEALH
- a CDS encoding RNA polymerase sigma factor, yielding MTERELFDAYNKDVYRTCYYMMRNAQDAEDLCHDVFITVFRQDWKSVEHTRAWIMRIAMNHCLNLLKRNQTQREKQSQVQWLHEQTSTSVKSVDTIVIEHETSTEWEEVLKQLPDKLMAVVTLRYIGELSMVEIAETLEIPVGTVKSRLHKALKIMRKKLENNQSLRLKGENQFGTH
- a CDS encoding DUF4179 domain-containing protein translates to MERIEKELKKQLKESNNIPSPDFNQMWNSIQQDKLKTTASKPVAHRPKKRTRFALIAGLSVALLTVPVFAALNYDWSNILSYREGIQSALDQGLGQTLEQSITKDHVTLTVHTAFIDDNRTFLLYSLKPDASWAGKNVSFDQIGLKDHNGHLIEGNYVQRWNDELGVFQGYFETDWVVKGQSEEVEFIMENIQLIGDRKQSIDYDPNNLNTQVFPIQKDGIGSVTLQAFEQPDEKVLLQSSITFTDTEMASKSWVRIEAINDVNQSIKKAETSIFGTPGAIGEYLSQQIFKSDALRAENTKFQLAYNHTLATAEGTWNLDLNLTKKQLENASFKEVLNIDLPDVPGETKIHEMKVTPTQIRLVFTHKMKYNRIPYQNYQLDIGGTLLKGYMLNNEDPNKTELRFEVTGIDVMSLANQPMTFIASHRVDEFKGDDNPIRLTNISVNPQSLTTHIAGYPISWKYYMKDNNLYVESVSSDPDFGGVNQTYYLDGKERSYGTPAMLGLLGDDNNQHMDVYENFDKTELDIYIWNYTTHKQNDELRVPLKSGKVD
- a CDS encoding glucosamine 6-phosphate synthetase produces the protein MQKRKRTIFWIIPIAVLGIFIYVFGPKSTVTDNDYISYIKAAPLTENSNVNNEAVFINYCEKSSWEYFQTKMMEHVVEFKGKCEVNDDVQSINLQYVVEKNQISHHIGALLVDGVQQSEEQRAEFLQILEKQ
- a CDS encoding ZIP family metal transporter is translated as MYYLGIISFIATVIGIGIGGLFALFLKKFQQSIANVYAICAGMILGLIYLEIAPESIKLGGWPLFTLGFSTGVFLFFIIHKASHIIIRVPDNQNRDSYILTGLFLMFSISLHNFPLGIAFGSTQNLGLSNSVLHTIILHNIPEGIAMFTPFLLAKIKFHASLLISIIVSLPVGIGAILGRNIGLDYPLLWAFIISSAIGMMIIVTIKEIYFEALKQSSVAYSLIMAGFGVMIIWAYLRII